In Vibrio sp. JC009, a single window of DNA contains:
- a CDS encoding slipin family protein, whose protein sequence is MEFIITSGMLTPVLIVALVLLIAFSLFHILREYERGVIFFLGRFQKVKGPGLIIVVPVIQQIVRVDLRTVVMDVPSQDVISRDNVSVRVNAVIYFRVVDAQKAIINVEDYFQATSQLAQTTLRSVLGQHELDEMLANREMLNDDIQTILDARTDGWGIKVSNVEIKHVDLNETMVRAIAKQAEAERAKRAKIIHASGEMEASAKLVEAANQLAKEPNAILLRYLQTLTEIAGEKSSTILFPMPTSLMENLFKGDGKEKDGS, encoded by the coding sequence ATGGAATTTATAATCACCAGCGGAATGCTCACTCCAGTCCTTATCGTCGCTCTGGTACTCTTAATTGCATTTAGCCTGTTTCATATTCTCCGCGAGTATGAAAGAGGAGTGATCTTCTTTCTCGGACGCTTCCAGAAGGTGAAGGGGCCGGGTCTTATCATTGTTGTTCCGGTTATTCAGCAAATCGTCCGGGTTGATCTGCGTACCGTAGTGATGGATGTGCCCAGTCAGGACGTTATCAGCCGGGATAATGTTTCAGTCAGAGTGAATGCAGTTATCTATTTCCGTGTTGTTGATGCGCAAAAAGCCATTATCAACGTAGAGGACTATTTCCAGGCCACCTCACAACTGGCGCAAACAACGCTGAGATCGGTTTTAGGTCAGCATGAACTGGACGAAATGCTCGCCAACCGGGAAATGCTTAATGACGATATCCAAACCATTCTCGACGCCAGAACCGACGGCTGGGGAATTAAAGTCTCCAATGTGGAAATCAAGCATGTGGATCTGAACGAAACCATGGTCCGGGCCATAGCAAAACAGGCCGAAGCAGAGCGTGCCAAAAGAGCGAAAATCATTCACGCCTCAGGTGAAATGGAAGCATCAGCCAAACTGGTTGAAGCGGCTAATCAGCTGGCGAAAGAGCCCAATGCTATTCTATTACGTTACCTGCAAACACTTACTGAGATAGCGGGAGAGAAAAGCTCTACGATTTTGTTCCCGATGCCGACGAGTTTGATGGAGAATTTGTTTAAGGGGGATGGGAAAGAAAAGGATGGGAGCTAA
- a CDS encoding nodulation protein NfeD: MKRWIAGLLFACLVALTHSSPANISNERAIQTHSVPVLNIRGAIGPAVGDYLIDELAKANATSDVPAIIITIDTPGGLVSSLRDINQQILASDIPVLCLVHPSGARAASAGTYILYACHIAAMSPATTLGAATPVQIGGASPGGNKEEKETQEPSAMEKKILNDSVAYIRSLAQLRGRNEEWAEKAVREAATLSASEALELNVINYIAEDPAALVKITDGETVTINDEPYTLNFNDATLVHKQPDWRNQFLTTITDPNIAYILMIIGIYGLLLEFYSPGFGIAGIIGAISLLIATYAFQLLPVNYVGLGLIFVGVALLIAESMVPSFGLFGFGGIVAFVLGSIFLIDSEVPELKVSLQLIYALAATSGAFILLVLKILWNLRKKQVVSGTESMIGGEGVVSDSFEKEGFIQIRGERWAARCNTPLQKGDPVQVDRIDGLTLIVRKITRE; encoded by the coding sequence ATGAAGCGTTGGATAGCCGGATTATTATTTGCCTGTCTTGTTGCATTGACACACTCTTCACCTGCCAATATCAGCAATGAGAGAGCCATTCAAACCCATAGCGTACCTGTACTCAATATACGTGGTGCCATCGGCCCTGCTGTCGGGGATTATCTGATTGACGAACTGGCTAAGGCCAATGCAACATCCGATGTGCCCGCCATCATCATAACCATAGACACACCGGGTGGTTTGGTTTCCAGTCTCAGAGATATTAACCAGCAGATCCTGGCATCGGATATTCCGGTTTTGTGCCTTGTTCATCCTTCCGGGGCCAGGGCCGCCAGTGCCGGAACCTACATCCTGTATGCCTGCCATATTGCGGCAATGTCTCCGGCGACAACTCTGGGAGCCGCCACCCCGGTACAAATCGGAGGTGCAAGCCCCGGAGGGAATAAAGAGGAAAAAGAGACTCAGGAGCCAAGTGCAATGGAAAAGAAAATCCTCAATGACTCCGTTGCCTACATACGTTCTCTGGCGCAGCTAAGAGGCAGAAATGAAGAGTGGGCAGAAAAGGCCGTCCGGGAAGCGGCAACGCTTTCAGCATCAGAGGCACTTGAGCTTAACGTTATCAATTATATTGCCGAAGATCCGGCTGCTCTGGTTAAAATTACCGACGGGGAAACCGTTACGATAAATGACGAGCCCTATACGCTAAACTTCAACGACGCCACTCTGGTTCACAAACAACCCGACTGGCGCAACCAGTTTCTTACCACAATCACAGATCCAAATATCGCTTATATCTTGATGATTATCGGAATCTACGGGCTCTTGCTTGAATTCTACAGTCCGGGATTTGGTATTGCCGGCATTATTGGTGCCATTTCACTTCTTATCGCGACCTACGCATTTCAGTTGCTGCCGGTCAACTATGTCGGCCTGGGTCTGATATTTGTTGGTGTGGCTCTGCTGATTGCCGAGTCCATGGTCCCCAGCTTTGGTCTGTTTGGCTTTGGCGGCATTGTTGCCTTTGTGCTCGGGTCTATCTTCCTTATCGACAGTGAAGTGCCTGAGCTGAAAGTTTCGCTACAGCTTATCTATGCACTGGCTGCGACTTCAGGCGCGTTTATTCTGCTGGTGCTGAAAATTCTCTGGAACCTCAGGAAGAAACAGGTAGTAAGCGGAACCGAGTCCATGATTGGCGGTGAAGGTGTGGTTTCAGACAGTTTTGAAAAAGAAGGTTTTATTCAGATCAGAGGGGAACGTTGGGCAGCCAGATGCAATACACCTCTTCAGAAAGGTGATCCTGTGCAGGTGGACCGTATTGACGGCCTTACGTTAATCGTCAGAAAAATAACCAGGGAGTAA
- a CDS encoding methyl-accepting chemotaxis protein, which translates to MLNYKNRSVRFQLLATITLCFLTASSAVGVMVYRGAYDVLLNSTMQEHSSKVESLAKSLAGEYEALLESAHKLESSFQGGYLNGLEVAEGSADYRGQAVADLTLGGTSLIGNTDIVDRFTQATGAVATVFAASGNDFIRISTSLKNEQGQRAVGTMLGTQHPGYKKLSSGQDYDAKVKLFGKSYITYYSPIHAANGKIAGLSFIGLPVDKATENAFDKLRQIKWGDTGYTFIVDNSESNKGQFLLHPTLDEDTSILTMSDYAGNQVFRPVFDAPSGVLNYSWKTAGTIGEKYLVYAEVEGWNWKLMGGTFLDEVTKSSKDLLKTIAIVSVVVGAFALFLISWIIRRISMRLTHAAANMVRLGKGEVSLSIKKGDADSQNEVVLLTNSMSEMAAQLSGLVGEIRSTSDSVYEQSENVATDSKQSLSQSDTQQENVDQVVTAVEEMAQSAGAVAQQVEAIANNTRDANESSQSGLQVVGNVATSIAELNELLGNAASSVQSVERDSEKIQEVTEMINAIAEQTNLLALNAAIEAARAGEQGRGFAVVADEVRVLASKTQSSVSDVGGIIEKLKGSINGAVQLMSDSQENANRVLDLANQAGGELESIADQVSDITVQSEAIAATSEQQALVSQEIAQNVSEISKLNAQTRDITAQSASSAENLQSQSVELKQQVDYFH; encoded by the coding sequence ATGTTGAATTATAAAAACAGAAGCGTGAGGTTTCAGCTTTTAGCGACAATAACCTTGTGCTTTTTAACGGCGTCTTCAGCAGTTGGTGTAATGGTCTATCGAGGCGCGTACGATGTGCTTTTAAACAGCACTATGCAGGAGCATTCGTCTAAGGTTGAATCACTGGCTAAATCATTGGCCGGTGAGTATGAAGCGCTACTGGAAAGTGCTCATAAGCTGGAGTCTTCTTTTCAGGGGGGCTATTTAAATGGTCTGGAAGTGGCAGAGGGTAGCGCTGATTACCGCGGACAAGCCGTTGCTGACCTGACTTTAGGCGGTACCAGTCTTATCGGAAACACAGATATTGTTGACCGGTTTACTCAGGCAACAGGTGCCGTCGCAACCGTATTTGCTGCATCCGGCAACGACTTTATCCGCATATCAACCTCTCTGAAAAACGAGCAGGGCCAGCGAGCAGTAGGAACTATGCTTGGTACGCAGCACCCCGGATACAAAAAATTATCTTCAGGCCAGGATTACGACGCAAAAGTTAAGCTGTTTGGTAAGTCTTATATTACATACTACAGCCCGATTCATGCGGCAAATGGTAAAATTGCCGGCCTTTCATTTATCGGCCTTCCGGTTGATAAAGCAACAGAAAATGCCTTTGATAAATTGCGCCAGATTAAATGGGGCGATACCGGTTACACCTTTATTGTCGATAATAGTGAAAGCAATAAAGGACAGTTCCTTCTGCATCCAACCTTAGATGAAGACACCTCTATCCTGACTATGAGCGATTACGCCGGAAATCAGGTGTTCAGACCTGTCTTTGATGCTCCGTCCGGTGTCCTGAACTACAGCTGGAAGACGGCTGGCACAATAGGCGAAAAGTACCTGGTTTATGCTGAAGTTGAAGGCTGGAACTGGAAACTGATGGGTGGCACTTTCCTGGATGAAGTGACAAAATCCAGTAAAGATCTTCTCAAAACCATTGCTATTGTATCGGTTGTGGTCGGTGCTTTCGCTCTTTTCCTGATTAGCTGGATAATAAGACGAATTTCTATGCGCCTGACTCATGCCGCTGCCAATATGGTTCGCCTGGGTAAAGGTGAAGTGAGCCTTTCGATTAAGAAAGGAGATGCAGACAGTCAGAACGAAGTTGTGCTGCTGACAAATTCCATGAGCGAAATGGCAGCGCAGTTAAGCGGTCTGGTTGGTGAAATCCGCTCAACAAGTGACTCTGTTTATGAGCAGTCGGAAAATGTGGCGACGGATTCTAAACAGAGCCTAAGCCAGTCAGATACTCAGCAGGAGAATGTGGATCAGGTTGTCACTGCCGTTGAGGAAATGGCTCAGTCAGCGGGGGCGGTGGCTCAGCAGGTTGAAGCTATTGCAAACAATACCCGGGATGCCAATGAGAGTAGCCAGTCGGGTCTGCAGGTTGTGGGAAATGTCGCAACCAGTATTGCAGAACTGAATGAACTCTTAGGTAACGCGGCTTCCTCTGTCCAGAGCGTTGAAAGAGACAGCGAAAAGATTCAGGAAGTGACGGAGATGATCAACGCCATTGCTGAGCAGACGAACCTGCTGGCACTGAATGCGGCCATTGAAGCTGCGCGTGCTGGTGAGCAGGGCAGGGGCTTTGCTGTGGTTGCCGATGAGGTTCGTGTTCTTGCCAGTAAGACTCAGTCATCAGTGTCTGATGTGGGTGGCATTATTGAAAAGCTGAAGGGCTCAATTAATGGTGCGGTACAACTGATGAGCGATAGTCAGGAAAACGCCAACAGAGTACTGGATTTGGCAAACCAGGCGGGTGGTGAGCTGGAATCTATTGCCGATCAGGTGAGCGATATTACGGTTCAGTCTGAAGCTATCGCGGCAACTTCTGAGCAGCAGGCACTGGTTTCTCAGGAAATCGCACAAAATGTCAGCGAAATTAGCAAACTGAATGCGCAAACCCGCGATATCACAGCCCAGTCCGCCAGTAGCGCGGAAAACCTTCAGTCTCAGTCTGTTGAACTGAAGCAGCAAGTCGACTACTTCCATTAA
- a CDS encoding SH3 domain-containing protein: MKKLIIVIVLLLLIGGGAGAYYYFFMMQEEPVAEVVEEEPAEEEELHLVHKPEPVIKKDMVYYVSSDRLNVRSYPDGNSLIRSVLRKGDPVTALEVKGDWVRFSDYMVHESGKDIADWIHMEFLSASKPVITDEDRRKTMTALIKKSDDFVQYQEQFISATQKLIDNGNCSFEDFELLGGWLISVTYKPQPVYFVYCGGTGRNDKVYLNAETGEIFYP, encoded by the coding sequence ATGAAAAAACTGATCATTGTTATCGTATTACTGCTGCTTATTGGCGGTGGTGCCGGTGCCTATTACTACTTTTTTATGATGCAGGAAGAGCCGGTTGCAGAGGTGGTTGAAGAAGAACCAGCAGAGGAGGAAGAGCTTCACCTTGTCCATAAACCTGAGCCGGTGATAAAAAAAGATATGGTTTATTATGTGAGTTCTGATCGCCTGAATGTCCGTTCATACCCCGATGGCAATTCTCTGATCCGCTCTGTATTGCGTAAGGGCGACCCTGTTACTGCTCTGGAAGTGAAAGGTGACTGGGTACGTTTTTCTGATTATATGGTGCATGAAAGTGGAAAAGATATTGCGGACTGGATTCATATGGAGTTTCTTTCTGCGTCTAAACCTGTGATTACCGACGAAGACAGGCGAAAAACCATGACGGCTCTGATTAAAAAATCGGATGATTTTGTGCAGTATCAAGAGCAGTTTATCAGCGCAACTCAGAAGCTGATTGATAACGGCAACTGCAGTTTTGAGGATTTCGAGCTGCTTGGTGGCTGGCTGATTTCGGTGACATATAAACCTCAGCCGGTTTACTTTGTTTATTGTGGCGGAACAGGCCGCAATGATAAGGTTTACCTGAATGCTGAAACCGGGGAAATCTTTTATCCCTAG
- a CDS encoding GGDEF domain-containing protein: MRQVEKTLSEQMRIGEHEIERRKALLQLSSEDFTRLQACQGWIEPYIPAMVKEFYIKQTSIPEIEVVIGDKETLNKLHHSMSGYIHELFSGVYDLAYVDKRLRIGKVHWRIGVSPKFYLSGISQLQQIIERYIIEQSENSADIIASLRKLFYFDNQLVFDTYIAALKNEVDLVNTQLEDYARNLEQNVAERTKELTELSLKDPLTGLYNQRAFYEELERYSSLAKRNSAHMTLLYIDMNKFKETNDTFGHKAGDSVLVAFAEAVRAILRKNEPAARYGGDEFCIIMPNTKIEEALSLCQRLAGKFSKLIGYPVTLSIGGASLYPGSDYNSEELISLADKQMYKAKAESRKSGKHQFSFERREDSDNITPLKKS, translated from the coding sequence ATGAGACAAGTAGAAAAAACACTCTCTGAGCAAATGCGTATCGGCGAACATGAGATTGAACGCCGCAAAGCTCTGCTGCAACTGTCAAGCGAAGATTTTACGCGACTTCAGGCCTGTCAGGGCTGGATTGAGCCTTATATTCCCGCGATGGTAAAAGAGTTCTATATTAAGCAGACCAGCATCCCTGAAATTGAAGTGGTTATTGGGGACAAAGAGACGCTGAACAAACTTCACCACAGCATGTCCGGCTATATCCATGAACTGTTTTCTGGTGTCTATGACCTCGCCTATGTAGATAAACGTCTGCGAATCGGTAAAGTTCACTGGCGGATTGGTGTCAGCCCGAAATTTTATCTGTCCGGGATCAGTCAGCTTCAGCAGATCATTGAGCGCTACATTATAGAACAGTCGGAAAACTCCGCGGATATCATCGCTTCCTTAAGAAAACTGTTCTATTTCGACAACCAGCTGGTTTTTGATACCTATATTGCTGCCCTAAAAAATGAGGTTGACCTGGTCAATACCCAGCTTGAAGATTATGCGCGAAATCTGGAGCAGAATGTTGCTGAGCGAACCAAAGAGCTGACCGAGCTTTCTCTTAAAGATCCTCTGACCGGACTTTACAATCAACGGGCTTTTTACGAAGAGCTTGAGCGTTACTCATCACTGGCAAAGCGCAACTCCGCCCACATGACACTGTTGTACATAGACATGAATAAGTTTAAAGAAACCAACGATACCTTTGGTCATAAGGCTGGTGATAGCGTTTTAGTGGCATTTGCGGAAGCGGTTCGCGCCATACTGAGGAAAAATGAGCCGGCAGCCCGCTACGGTGGGGATGAATTCTGTATCATCATGCCAAACACAAAAATTGAAGAGGCTTTGTCACTCTGCCAAAGGCTGGCAGGTAAATTCAGCAAACTAATAGGTTACCCGGTTACTCTTAGCATTGGAGGTGCGTCACTTTACCCTGGTAGCGATTATAATAGTGAGGAACTGATTAGTCTGGCAGATAAACAGATGTACAAAGCAAAGGCAGAGTCACGCAAAAGCGGAAAACATCAGTTTTCCTTCGAACGCCGTGAAGACAGCGACAATATTACGCCATTAAAGAAAAGCTAG
- a CDS encoding LacI family DNA-binding transcriptional regulator — protein MASLHDVARIAGVSKSTVSRVINDEYGVKDATKVKVKKAIEECGYIVNQVAKDLKSQKTNLIGVIVPTMASNATSLGVDGLSRVFENAGKHVLLANSQHRYAKELDYIRLFNQKRVEGIILYATHLDKELTDAIAQSVAPVVLVGQDGSFFNIPSIIHDDERVGFSAGQRLIESGASKIGFIGVSSKDIAVDSMRYKGLVQAMSHADMGEPAYHSRGEFTIESGYEQAKQLVREYPDVDGIFCATDKIAIGAIQGISETGKAVGKDIKLVGVGNDEMANVISPSLSTFSYAFEAAGETAANVVLDIVAGKQQVMAKIVLGFETVCRETC, from the coding sequence ATGGCGAGTCTTCATGATGTAGCTCGTATCGCTGGCGTATCAAAGTCCACGGTATCAAGGGTAATCAATGACGAATATGGTGTTAAAGACGCCACTAAAGTAAAAGTAAAAAAGGCCATTGAAGAGTGTGGTTACATAGTTAATCAGGTGGCGAAGGATCTGAAGTCTCAGAAGACGAATTTGATTGGTGTTATTGTGCCGACTATGGCTTCAAATGCGACATCACTTGGCGTTGATGGCTTAAGTCGCGTATTTGAAAATGCCGGTAAGCATGTGCTTTTAGCAAACAGTCAGCACAGATACGCAAAAGAGCTGGATTACATCAGGCTGTTCAACCAGAAACGGGTAGAGGGCATTATTCTTTACGCGACTCACCTTGATAAGGAGCTTACCGATGCGATCGCGCAATCCGTCGCACCGGTGGTGCTGGTTGGTCAGGATGGTTCATTTTTCAATATTCCGAGCATTATCCATGATGATGAACGGGTCGGCTTCAGTGCCGGTCAGCGGCTAATTGAAAGCGGAGCATCAAAAATTGGTTTTATTGGTGTTTCAAGTAAAGATATTGCTGTGGACTCAATGCGTTATAAAGGTCTGGTTCAGGCGATGTCCCATGCTGATATGGGTGAGCCTGCTTATCACAGCCGGGGTGAGTTTACCATTGAGTCCGGTTATGAACAGGCCAAACAGCTTGTCCGGGAGTATCCTGATGTAGACGGTATCTTTTGCGCGACGGACAAAATTGCTATCGGAGCCATTCAGGGAATTTCCGAAACGGGTAAGGCTGTCGGCAAAGATATTAAGCTGGTTGGTGTTGGTAACGATGAAATGGCGAATGTTATTTCACCAAGCCTGTCTACGTTCAGCTACGCCTTTGAGGCTGCCGGAGAAACTGCGGCAAACGTTGTGCTGGATATCGTTGCCGGCAAGCAACAGGTGATGGCGAAAATTGTGCTTGGGTTTGAGACCGTCTGCAGAGAAACTTGCTAG
- a CDS encoding CHASE3 domain-containing protein: protein MLTFLHNLRLRTRLILGFSMPFVSIFVLAFIAQFSVNSLFNLVEEQREESEVIAQVKQIKLLMSETETGMRGFLISGKESFLNRYIQGQESFDNALINLKNTYKNDKEELVQIEEIRILKDKWTREAAELQIQLRKEVAKGEKATENFVRLSKRTTGPALFAEIREILAQISAEVDAQYDRDGYELTNSVLMAMVNQETGQRGFLLTGIESELRPYYDGQEELKRNISALREHLSTTFYDTEELLNKLTKIESLSKKWVTEAADPEIAARHEMNKVTVTLADITDLIEKGHGERIMNSIRQVIDSLIESEMQQMNKEVAKTESDINDSVLTGIVITVIALVLTAVLALWIIRQVQSQVGGEPAEIAQLTLKIAEGDLSTASLKSKDKKSIYASVLSMASQLRSTISKVSEATHSQSDAAESLSVIAEQTNSNVKAQIEAADQVSSAIDEMLVVVGSVAQSAAQAADSATQAEKVVKSGNEKAESAADGVIGLSDNLIDTSGKIQDLANSANEISDILNVIKGIADQTNLLALNAAIEAARAGEHGRGFAVVADEVRALAQSTQDSTVEIENMISRVQGEAKYAVSSMEQGQEKAAAIVEQTMDVQEALGDILQMVNQISGLTEEIAGATEQQSISSKEVGVKSEEIRSQSTQTGEGAAQIAEATQDLKRLSQLLHNEVAFFRL from the coding sequence ATGCTTACATTTCTTCATAACCTTCGCTTACGAACCCGGCTGATACTTGGCTTTAGTATGCCTTTTGTTTCTATCTTTGTTCTGGCTTTTATTGCTCAGTTCAGTGTCAATTCGCTATTTAATCTTGTGGAAGAACAGCGTGAAGAAAGCGAGGTTATCGCTCAGGTTAAACAGATCAAACTTCTTATGAGCGAAACGGAAACCGGTATGCGCGGTTTTCTTATTTCAGGTAAAGAGTCGTTTCTAAATCGTTATATTCAGGGGCAGGAGAGTTTCGATAATGCTTTAATTAACCTGAAAAATACCTATAAAAACGATAAAGAAGAACTTGTTCAGATTGAAGAGATTAGAATATTAAAAGATAAATGGACTCGTGAGGCTGCTGAGCTTCAGATACAACTTCGCAAAGAGGTGGCTAAGGGCGAGAAGGCGACGGAAAATTTTGTCCGGCTATCGAAAAGAACGACTGGCCCTGCGTTGTTCGCAGAAATCAGAGAAATACTGGCCCAGATCTCCGCGGAGGTTGATGCTCAGTATGACCGGGATGGTTATGAGCTGACAAACTCTGTGCTTATGGCAATGGTTAATCAGGAAACCGGGCAGAGAGGCTTTTTGCTGACGGGTATTGAATCTGAATTGAGGCCATATTATGACGGGCAGGAAGAGCTTAAAAGGAATATCTCAGCCCTGAGAGAGCACCTAAGCACCACTTTTTACGATACCGAAGAACTGCTGAACAAACTGACAAAAATTGAAAGCCTGAGCAAGAAGTGGGTGACTGAAGCGGCAGACCCGGAAATAGCGGCGCGTCATGAGATGAATAAGGTGACGGTAACACTGGCCGATATTACGGATCTTATCGAAAAAGGCCATGGCGAACGGATTATGAATTCAATCCGGCAGGTGATCGATTCGCTGATTGAGTCTGAAATGCAGCAGATGAATAAGGAAGTGGCAAAGACCGAGAGTGATATTAATGATTCAGTACTGACGGGAATCGTCATTACGGTCATTGCGCTTGTATTGACGGCGGTTCTGGCCTTATGGATTATCCGTCAGGTGCAGAGCCAGGTTGGCGGAGAGCCGGCAGAAATTGCGCAGCTTACTCTTAAAATTGCCGAAGGTGATTTATCAACGGCAAGCTTAAAAAGTAAGGATAAAAAGAGTATTTACGCATCGGTATTGAGCATGGCGAGCCAGCTCAGGTCTACTATTTCCAAAGTGTCAGAGGCGACACATTCTCAGTCTGACGCTGCGGAATCTCTGTCAGTGATTGCAGAGCAAACCAACAGCAATGTAAAAGCTCAGATTGAAGCTGCCGATCAGGTTTCATCAGCAATTGATGAAATGCTTGTGGTAGTCGGCTCTGTTGCGCAAAGTGCCGCTCAGGCGGCAGATTCGGCCACTCAGGCTGAGAAAGTGGTTAAGTCTGGTAATGAAAAAGCGGAGAGTGCGGCTGATGGTGTTATCGGTCTGTCTGATAACCTGATTGATACTTCGGGCAAAATTCAGGATCTGGCAAACAGCGCTAACGAAATCTCAGATATTTTGAATGTGATTAAAGGCATTGCCGATCAGACCAACCTGCTGGCTTTGAATGCCGCAATTGAAGCGGCTCGCGCCGGAGAGCACGGGCGTGGTTTTGCTGTGGTAGCCGATGAGGTCCGTGCCTTAGCACAGAGCACTCAGGACTCTACTGTTGAGATTGAAAATATGATCTCCAGAGTTCAGGGTGAAGCTAAATATGCAGTTTCATCGATGGAGCAGGGGCAGGAAAAGGCGGCTGCTATTGTTGAACAGACAATGGATGTACAGGAAGCATTAGGTGATATTTTGCAAATGGTGAATCAGATTAGCGGCCTGACGGAAGAAATTGCAGGAGCCACTGAGCAGCAGAGTATTTCTTCTAAAGAGGTCGGCGTTAAATCAGAAGAGATCCGCTCTCAGTCGACGCAGACCGGGGAAGGGGCTGCGCAGATCGCTGAGGCAACTCAAGATTTAAAACGCTTGTCGCAGTTACTGCATAACGAAGTCGCCTTTTTCAGGCTTTAG
- a CDS encoding aminoimidazole riboside kinase has protein sequence MNKVWVTGDAVVDLIPEGSDTYLKCPGGAPANVAVAVSRLGGDSAFFGRVGQDPLGRFMKQTLADEGVKTEFMLLDEEQRTSTVIVDLDDSGERSFTFMVKPSADQFMQVSDIPAFSANEWLHVCSIALANEPSRGSTFKAMEQIKAAGGFVSFDPNLRDEVWADQSEIKETVLKAVSMADVVKFSDDELLFLTDTNSLEEGLAAIKQYNNPLVLITQGAKGALVIQGERQELIAGKAVKPVDTTGAGDAFVGGLITRLAQSNDWNTAEYVESAVRWANGCGALATTQKGAMTALPNEAALLEYINE, from the coding sequence ATGAATAAAGTTTGGGTTACCGGCGATGCTGTTGTCGATCTAATTCCGGAAGGTAGTGATACCTATCTGAAGTGTCCTGGTGGTGCTCCAGCAAACGTAGCTGTTGCCGTATCACGACTGGGTGGCGATAGTGCATTCTTCGGTCGCGTAGGCCAGGATCCTCTGGGCCGCTTTATGAAGCAGACACTGGCTGATGAAGGCGTTAAGACTGAATTTATGCTTCTAGACGAAGAGCAGCGCACTTCTACCGTAATCGTTGACCTTGATGATTCTGGCGAACGCAGCTTTACCTTTATGGTAAAACCAAGTGCTGACCAGTTTATGCAGGTTTCAGATATTCCGGCATTCTCAGCAAACGAATGGCTGCATGTGTGCTCTATCGCACTGGCAAACGAACCAAGCCGTGGCAGCACATTCAAAGCAATGGAGCAGATCAAAGCAGCTGGTGGATTTGTCAGCTTTGACCCTAACCTTCGTGATGAAGTTTGGGCTGACCAGTCTGAAATTAAAGAAACGGTTCTTAAAGCGGTTTCAATGGCAGACGTAGTTAAATTCTCCGATGATGAGCTGCTGTTTTTAACGGACACCAACTCACTGGAAGAGGGCCTTGCGGCTATCAAGCAGTACAACAACCCGCTTGTACTTATCACGCAGGGCGCGAAGGGTGCGCTTGTGATTCAGGGTGAGCGTCAGGAGCTGATTGCCGGTAAAGCTGTAAAACCGGTTGATACTACCGGTGCCGGTGATGCATTTGTTGGCGGCCTGATCACACGCCTGGCACAAAGCAACGACTGGAACACAGCGGAATATGTTGAATCCGCAGTTCGCTGGGCGAACGGCTGTGGTGCGCTGGCAACGACGCAAAAAGGGGCGATGACGGCTCTGCCAAACGAAGCGGCGCTTCTGGAATATATCAACGAGTAG